TAGGGCTTCTCGTTAAGTTAGCTTTAAATGATATGCCCAGACAACGGAAAAGGGTTTTTGTTATGAGCCGGAAAGGTGGAATGAGCAATCAGGAGATAGCTGAACGACTTAAACTTTCTGTGCGCACGGTAGAACGCCATATTTATTTGGCGCTTCAGGATTTGAAGAAAATCATTTTAATAGCACTTTTTTTATTTTTTCGTTGAGTAGTTGTTTTTGGATAGTTGTCTTTATATTGTAGAACAAATTAAAAATGAAAGATTACGTTCGGAAAATAATATATTTGTTTGCTGCTTCCCGGCACGGCCGGAAGTTGAATGAGGAGATTCACTGGTGGTTGGTGGATGCGAGGCATGCGGATGAAAAAGAAGCGGCTTTGTCCGATTTATGGGAGAAAACAGAAGAAAAAGCGGATGAGAGTACTTGGCTCTCTCTTTCTAAAGTATATGGACGGTTGGAATATAAAAAACGTCATACTGCGGCTCCTGTCTTGAGGAGACTTTGGAAATATGCCGCGGCTGTTGTGTTGTTGATTGTTTCTGTTTCGACTACGTTTTTCCTAACTAAAAATGCGTATTCCGAAGTTGCAATGGTGGAGTGTTTTACATCGGCTGGTGATATGAAAACAATAGAACTGCCTGATGGAAGTATTGTGCAGACTAATTCGGGAACTTTGTTGCTCTATCCCGAAACTTTTAAAGGAGATACGCGTACTGTATATCTGATGGGAGAAGCGAATTTTAAGGTCAAGAAGAATTCGAGGCAACCTTTTATTGTGAGGTCTGGTACGATGGCAGTAACCGCATTGGGAACAGAGTTTAATATCTTTGCCTATCCCGAAAATGATAAAATGATTGCCACATTGATTCATGGAAAGGTAAAGGTTGATTGCAATAATGGAGCAGAAAGCTATATCCTGAATCCGGCCCAGCAGGTGATATATCATTTGGGAAGTAAACAGAGCACATTGGGGGAAACGGATTTGGAGGATGTAACAGCTTGGCAAAGGGGGATGTATGTATTTAGAGGAAGCACTATTAAAGACATTTTTTCAGCTTTGGAACGGCGCTATGCAGTTACGTTC
Above is a window of Bacteroides helcogenes P 36-108 DNA encoding:
- a CDS encoding FecR family protein, with amino-acid sequence MKDYVRKIIYLFAASRHGRKLNEEIHWWLVDARHADEKEAALSDLWEKTEEKADESTWLSLSKVYGRLEYKKRHTAAPVLRRLWKYAAAVVLLIVSVSTTFFLTKNAYSEVAMVECFTSAGDMKTIELPDGSIVQTNSGTLLLYPETFKGDTRTVYLMGEANFKVKKNSRQPFIVRSGTMAVTALGTEFNIFAYPENDKMIATLIHGKVKVDCNNGAESYILNPAQQVIYHLGSKQSTLGETDLEDVTAWQRGMYVFRGSTIKDIFSALERRYAVTFQYNASSFNEDKYNFRFREKSEITDVMTIIEAVVGGFTYKIEGDICYIKSTRKK